The following are encoded together in the Bacillus cereus group sp. RP43 genome:
- the alsS gene encoding acetolactate synthase AlsS has translation MSTGVKANDVKTKTRGADLVVDCLIKQGVTHVFGIPGAKIDSVFDVLQERGPELIVCRHEQNAAFMAAAIGRLTGKPGVCLVTSGPGTSNLATGLVTANAESDPVVALAGAVPRTDRLKRTHQSMDNAALFEPITKYSVEVEHPDNVPEALSNAFRSATSTNPGATLVSLPQDVMTAETTVESIGALSKPQLGIAPTHEITYVVEKIKSAKLPVILLGMRASTNAVTKAVRELIADTELPVVETYQAAGAISRELEDHFFGRVGLFRNQPGDILLEEADLVISIGYDPIEYDPKFWNKLGDRTIIHLDDHQADIDHDYQPERELIGDIALTVNSIAEKLPKLVLNTKSEAVLERLRSKLSEQAEVPNRASEGVTHPLQVIRTLRSLISDDTTVTCDIGSHSIWMARCFRSYEPRRLLFSNGMQTLGVALPWAIAATLVEPGKKVVSVSGDGGFLFSSMELETAVRLNAPVVHLVWRDGTYDMVAFQQMMKYGRTSATEFGDVDLVKYAESFGAIGLRVNTPDELEDVLKTALEADGPVIIDIPIDYRDNIKLSEKLLPNQLN, from the coding sequence TTGAGTACAGGTGTAAAAGCAAACGACGTGAAAACAAAAACAAGAGGAGCAGATCTTGTTGTTGATTGTTTAATTAAACAAGGTGTTACACATGTTTTCGGTATTCCAGGAGCGAAGATTGACTCTGTATTTGATGTACTGCAAGAAAGAGGACCAGAGTTAATTGTTTGTCGTCATGAACAAAATGCAGCATTTATGGCAGCTGCTATTGGTAGATTAACAGGGAAACCGGGTGTATGTCTTGTAACTTCAGGACCAGGGACATCGAATTTAGCGACAGGTCTTGTTACTGCGAATGCGGAGAGTGATCCCGTTGTTGCTTTAGCTGGTGCAGTTCCGCGTACTGATAGATTAAAACGTACGCATCAATCTATGGATAATGCTGCACTATTCGAACCAATCACAAAATATAGCGTAGAAGTAGAGCATCCTGATAATGTGCCAGAAGCACTATCAAATGCATTTCGAAGTGCGACTTCCACAAATCCAGGAGCTACTTTAGTAAGTCTTCCGCAAGACGTTATGACTGCGGAAACGACTGTAGAGTCTATCGGTGCGCTTTCTAAGCCACAGCTTGGAATCGCTCCCACACATGAAATTACATATGTAGTAGAAAAAATAAAATCAGCGAAATTACCAGTTATTTTACTCGGTATGAGAGCGAGCACGAATGCAGTAACGAAAGCGGTTCGTGAATTAATTGCTGATACAGAACTTCCTGTCGTTGAAACATATCAAGCAGCTGGCGCGATTTCACGTGAGTTAGAAGATCATTTCTTCGGCCGCGTTGGATTATTCCGTAACCAACCAGGTGATATTTTACTAGAAGAAGCCGATCTTGTTATTTCTATCGGTTATGATCCAATTGAGTATGATCCGAAATTCTGGAATAAACTTGGAGACAGAACAATTATTCACCTTGATGACCACCAAGCAGATATCGATCATGATTACCAACCAGAGCGTGAATTAATTGGCGATATCGCTTTAACTGTAAATAGCATCGCAGAGAAATTACCGAAACTTGTATTAAATACGAAATCAGAAGCAGTTTTAGAACGATTACGCTCGAAATTATCAGAGCAAGCGGAAGTTCCAAACCGTGCTTCAGAAGGTGTTACTCATCCACTTCAAGTCATTCGTACACTGCGTTCTTTAATTAGTGACGATACAACGGTTACATGTGATATCGGTTCACATTCTATTTGGATGGCGAGATGTTTCCGTTCTTATGAACCACGAAGATTGTTATTTAGTAACGGTATGCAAACGTTAGGTGTTGCACTTCCTTGGGCAATTGCCGCTACTTTAGTTGAGCCGGGTAAAAAAGTTGTTTCAGTGTCAGGTGATGGTGGTTTCTTATTCTCTTCGATGGAGTTAGAAACAGCGGTACGTTTAAATGCACCGGTTGTACATCTCGTTTGGAGAGACGGTACATATGATATGGTTGCGTTCCAACAAATGATGAAATACGGTAGAACATCAGCTACAGAGTTTGGCGATGTTGATCTTGTGAAATATGCAGAAAGTTTCGGGGCAATAGGTCTTCGTGTCAATACACCAGATGAATTAGAAGATGTATTGAAAACGGCATTAGAAGCAGACGGTCCTGTCATTATTGATATTCCAATTGACTATCGTGACAACATTAAATTAAGTGAAAAACTATTACCAAACCAATTAAACTAA
- a CDS encoding DUF1700 domain-containing protein: protein MNKSEFLEQLSSSLRNMPNLEKKDIISEYETHFISGKQDGKSEEEISKKLGNPKTIAKELNVTYAISNADKKRSLKNIITAIFSVMSLSVLNFIFIIIAFFLLLFLLPILLALIIATPLLIISPILLLGLGFFKGFHQISYSDVYSVFIAFCIGLLISVISYQMIKHVYSILVKYLKWNFAILQRY from the coding sequence TTGAACAAAAGTGAATTTTTAGAACAACTTAGTTCCTCCCTACGAAATATGCCTAATTTAGAAAAGAAAGATATTATCTCGGAGTACGAAACTCATTTTATTAGCGGTAAACAGGACGGAAAATCTGAGGAAGAAATTTCTAAAAAGCTAGGAAACCCTAAAACTATCGCTAAAGAACTTAATGTTACATATGCAATAAGCAACGCTGACAAGAAACGAAGCCTCAAAAATATTATAACAGCAATATTTTCTGTTATGAGCTTAAGTGTTTTAAACTTTATATTTATCATTATCGCCTTTTTCTTATTACTCTTTCTATTACCGATTCTTCTAGCACTTATAATTGCCACACCATTGTTAATCATTTCACCTATTTTATTACTAGGATTAGGATTTTTTAAAGGATTTCATCAAATCAGTTATTCAGATGTATATAGTGTGTTCATAGCTTTTTGCATCGGTTTACTAATTTCTGTGATATCTTACCAAATGATAAAGCATGTATACTCAATTTTAGTAAAGTATTTAAAGTGGAATTTTGCCATTTTACAAAGATATTAA
- a CDS encoding NDxxF motif lipoprotein, protein MKKYTLYPLILLTLLFISACSHSAQSNDANNTQSDKLDDVQSIKDVTIKIPENIFNSQKKNENINEDEMKQNIKNYLDYSGELFENIVPLSSAMSDENVTESDREKLKKLIDLAKQNDANFHDFISNNTIPDDYKKPSKEIYEFISSSTALSIELDQEIEKIAQDGNLFKADFSFTKRFEKVNGRKQKEIEKFLKEKNIKTEYFNK, encoded by the coding sequence ATGAAGAAATATACTTTATATCCACTCATACTGCTTACTCTTTTATTTATATCAGCTTGTTCACACAGTGCACAATCTAATGATGCGAACAATACACAATCTGATAAATTAGACGATGTACAATCTATTAAAGATGTTACTATTAAAATTCCAGAAAATATATTTAACTCTCAAAAAAAGAACGAAAATATTAATGAAGACGAAATGAAACAAAATATAAAAAATTATTTAGATTATAGCGGAGAGTTATTTGAAAACATCGTTCCCCTTTCATCAGCCATGTCTGACGAGAATGTCACTGAATCCGACCGAGAGAAATTAAAAAAACTAATAGATTTAGCAAAACAAAATGATGCAAATTTCCATGATTTTATTAGTAACAACACTATACCTGATGATTACAAAAAGCCTTCAAAAGAAATCTATGAATTTATTTCATCGTCTACCGCACTTTCAATAGAGCTAGATCAAGAAATAGAAAAAATCGCTCAAGATGGTAACTTATTCAAGGCCGATTTTTCTTTTACAAAGCGCTTTGAGAAAGTTAATGGTAGAAAGCAAAAAGAGATTGAAAAGTTTTTGAAGGAAAAAAATATTAAAACTGAGTATTTCAACAAATGA
- a CDS encoding YlbF/YmcA family competence regulator: MTKNIHDVAYELQKAIAENEDFQTLKASYAAVQGDAESKNLFEEFRAMQLGLQQKMMQGQEITEEDNQKAQEVVARIQQDAKITKLMETEQRLNIVITDVNKIIMQPLEELYSAQQQA, from the coding sequence ATGACAAAAAACATTCATGATGTTGCATATGAATTACAAAAAGCAATCGCTGAAAACGAAGATTTCCAAACACTAAAAGCAAGCTACGCAGCAGTACAAGGAGATGCAGAGTCAAAGAACTTATTCGAAGAGTTCCGCGCGATGCAACTTGGCCTACAACAAAAAATGATGCAAGGTCAAGAAATCACTGAAGAAGACAACCAAAAAGCACAAGAAGTTGTAGCTCGCATTCAACAAGATGCTAAAATCACAAAGTTAATGGAAACTGAGCAACGTTTAAACATCGTTATCACTGACGTTAACAAAATCATTATGCAGCCACTTGAAGAATTATATAGCGCGCAACAACAAGCTTAA
- a CDS encoding DUF445 family protein encodes MIMMNIWLNMLTTTGLGAIIGGYTNHLAIKMLFRPHRPIYIGKFQVPFTPGLIPKRRDELAVQLGKMVVEHLLTPEGIGKKLTNEEFQTSLIRWAQVEVDKVITNEQSLRDMLEKWNLEHVEEEAIGKIEHVITEKIHAFLAEYYTYTWEQALPHSVHEKVENAIPNVASFVLKRGISFFESEEGKARLSKMIDDFFASRGTMLNLVGMFLGNVSLVDRVQPEVIKFLGQDETERLLTDVLQKEWEKLKGRDVQELETFVEKEMIVSSILSAVKVEETVSRFLNQSVQQVCDPVRETVIEKVVPSAVTKGLKWGTENVGSILKNLQLAEIVQQEVSTFSTERLEDLVLSITKNELKMITYLGALLGGMIGLMQGVLLLFLR; translated from the coding sequence TTGATTATGATGAATATATGGTTGAATATGTTAACAACGACAGGACTCGGGGCGATTATTGGAGGATACACGAATCATTTAGCAATAAAAATGTTATTCCGTCCTCATCGTCCTATTTATATTGGGAAGTTTCAAGTTCCATTTACGCCAGGGTTAATTCCGAAGCGCCGCGATGAGCTTGCTGTTCAATTAGGTAAAATGGTTGTAGAACATTTGTTAACACCAGAAGGAATCGGAAAGAAATTAACAAATGAAGAGTTTCAAACCAGTTTAATTCGTTGGGCACAAGTGGAAGTTGATAAAGTAATTACAAATGAACAGTCGTTACGGGATATGTTAGAAAAATGGAATTTAGAACATGTAGAAGAAGAGGCGATCGGGAAAATCGAACATGTTATTACAGAAAAAATTCATGCATTTTTAGCAGAGTACTATACATATACATGGGAACAGGCTTTACCTCATTCTGTTCATGAAAAAGTAGAAAATGCGATTCCGAATGTAGCGTCTTTTGTTTTGAAAAGAGGAATTAGCTTTTTTGAAAGTGAAGAAGGAAAGGCACGCCTTTCAAAAATGATTGATGACTTTTTCGCTTCTCGCGGGACGATGCTTAATTTAGTCGGTATGTTTTTAGGAAATGTAAGCTTAGTGGATCGTGTGCAACCGGAAGTAATTAAGTTTTTAGGACAAGACGAAACAGAGCGGCTTTTAACTGATGTACTGCAAAAAGAGTGGGAAAAGTTAAAAGGAAGAGATGTACAAGAATTAGAAACGTTTGTAGAGAAAGAAATGATTGTGAGCTCTATATTGTCAGCTGTTAAAGTAGAGGAAACTGTGAGTAGATTTTTAAATCAATCTGTTCAGCAAGTATGTGATCCAGTTCGAGAAACGGTTATTGAAAAAGTAGTTCCAAGCGCAGTAACGAAAGGTTTGAAGTGGGGGACAGAAAACGTCGGGAGTATATTGAAAAATCTACAGCTTGCGGAAATTGTGCAGCAAGAAGTATCTACATTTTCAACAGAGAGACTAGAAGATCTTGTCTTGTCCATAACAAAAAATGAATTGAAAATGATTACGTATTTAGGCGCATTATTAGGCGGAATGATTGGACTTATGCAAGGGGTGTTACTGTTGTTCCTTAGGTAA
- a CDS encoding YheC/YheD family protein: protein MVLGLLTSKFHYEQMYYTEIAKRARLYHNVVAQFTPFSIDSKTDLVSGLIYDTDTGNWIDQTFPIPSYIYDRCHFKEDKEFQQAKSIIHSLHKRSSTTFLNNTLINPSDLHNLFLTNKRLSSYVPKIKEGTVQGIFKLLLETRDIIIRPINIHSNENLYRATYKNKTFHIDTINEKQHTSTQFKRTDDFISWCKSNVHSSHYMIHPMLQPPNQLSYPIHIRTIMQKNKEQTWNVLGQFIQKSSFPAQFLLSATERSKLHPFSKIKYLLSPPGVQLLKDALHDVVTEVFKTLDQSYSSLFELELSTIMDQKGAIWLMYVNTMPSYEVYTRYNDQLAEQIFHGPLKFSRFTP from the coding sequence TTGGTTCTTGGTCTTTTAACTTCTAAATTTCATTACGAGCAAATGTATTATACCGAAATCGCTAAGCGAGCTCGTCTTTATCATAACGTCGTTGCCCAATTCACACCGTTTAGCATTGATTCAAAGACAGATCTTGTTTCTGGTCTTATTTATGATACAGATACAGGAAATTGGATAGATCAAACCTTTCCCATTCCTTCATACATATATGATCGCTGTCATTTCAAAGAGGATAAAGAATTCCAGCAAGCAAAATCGATTATTCATTCATTACACAAACGTTCCTCGACTACTTTTTTAAACAACACGCTTATTAATCCAAGCGATTTGCACAATCTTTTTCTTACTAACAAACGTCTTTCCTCTTACGTGCCAAAAATAAAAGAAGGAACAGTACAAGGAATTTTCAAATTACTACTAGAAACAAGAGATATTATTATAAGACCAATCAATATACATTCCAATGAAAATTTATATCGGGCCACTTACAAAAATAAAACATTTCATATCGATACAATAAATGAAAAGCAGCATACTTCTACTCAATTCAAACGGACAGATGACTTTATATCATGGTGCAAATCGAACGTGCACTCATCCCATTATATGATCCATCCAATGTTACAACCTCCAAATCAACTATCATATCCAATTCATATTCGAACCATTATGCAAAAAAATAAAGAACAGACTTGGAACGTTCTCGGTCAATTTATACAAAAATCTTCATTCCCAGCACAATTTTTACTTTCAGCAACAGAACGTTCTAAGTTACATCCGTTTTCTAAAATTAAATATTTACTTTCTCCACCTGGCGTTCAATTATTGAAAGATGCTTTACATGATGTTGTAACCGAAGTTTTTAAAACACTTGATCAATCATATTCTTCATTATTTGAACTAGAGCTTTCTACCATTATGGATCAAAAAGGTGCCATTTGGCTCATGTACGTCAATACGATGCCATCTTATGAAGTTTACACCCGGTACAACGACCAGTTAGCTGAACAAATTTTTCATGGTCCATTAAAGTTTAGCCGATTTACACCATAA